aaatttttaaataaattttttggtgtttttttcgttttttggccataacttttttgctaagacaaataaaaaaaaaaactaaaaaatatcgcccctagatttttatttaatgaagcgactggcgtttattttataaaaatgtgtccattattacagtggtgacgaaagtccaaacatttttaaattaattttttggtgggttttgtgttttttggccataactttcttgttaagacaaataaaaaaaaactaaaaaatatcgcccctagatttttatttaacgaagcgaatggcgtttattttataaaaatgtgtccattattacagtggtgacgaaagtccaaaaatttttaaataaattttttggtgttttttttcgttttttggcgATAACTTTTTTgctaagacaaataaaaaaaaaactaaaaaatatcgcccctagatttttatttaacgaaacgaatggcgtttattttataaaaatgtgtccattattacagtggtgacgaaagtccaaaaatttttaaattaattttttggtgggttttgtgttttttggccataactttcttgttaagacaaataaaaaaaaaactaaaaaatatcgcccctagatttttatttaacgactttggtggctgtccaaacctcagcagacaaattgtctgcaaagttcaggatcattcagaactgtcagttttgcccaattgaacgcattcagattgcttttttttgcttccagattgccaatAAAAACGCCATAAGCCTAGTATACAGTTCTTTtcgataaagaaaaaaataagtggtgaaaaaaaaatttctttggtGAACAGATGACAATGCACTATGCAcattgtttttcgaaaaaaaacgtggtgagtataaatttttttcgattttggtttacagctgtggtgagttgaaaaaaattttttttttcgaaaaatctaaaataatctCTCCCGTAAGAAATGCATTTGGTTTTTTTAGATGAAGAACTGTATACTTAGCTTTAtgcaggaaaaatatttttttctgaatttcgtagtttttacacaaatttgcttatttaaaaaaaaagccgaactttcaatATTAACTGcaatttaaaaactattggtgtaGAAATATGgtgtactatttcgataaagctatatttaaaaattatgttttaactTATAAgcttcaaaagcaaaaaaaaatatagttggtATATCTTTTGTGGGACCTTTTTTGGTTTGTAACAgatatgtcacatggggctacaaggggtaaAGCATCTGAACATTTATGTAGAAACGTAAGAACATTATTAATAGTTTGTCTTTTTCTCATAAAACTATGTTGTTGTTCACAAACTATGTACTGGCTAAAAAATGATACAACTTGTTCAAAAATCTTCGGAATGTAGATAGATTTGAGATAGGTAATTCTTTATATCTGTCCCACACACCGATCTCTATAAtttcttttcgtggtttttaAAGTGGTAGTTTTCGTGaagttttgttcttctcaaatgctTATCACTTCTGATAACCCGTTTTTTCGTCGCCAAACTacattttataccggtttttagctttatttttaGCACGAAATTATGCTgttctgatcattgcacatctatcggcccagGTTGTGGCCGAGTAACATCGACTTtcaatgttgtttctataccttttgattgtttttttttacgatgcATTGTTCCCAAATTTCTTCTATTTACCACGTTTTTTCCGCGCTTAAAGATTTTCCCGAGCCGTTTTCGTCCTTACAGATTAAACACAATAAttagatttattgacagacacaattttgagtccaactgacccATACAACTCATctttaattaacatttttgcctTTGAACCTATTCATATGAGCCAGAAAATATGCTTGGTTTTATGAATACATTTGGTCTCTAAAGTGAGAGCAACGGTAGGCcgtagacaattttttttatccttaaCTAAGCACATAAAGATGTTCTTTcattacatacataaaaaatatgTGTCATTGCAATATATACGAAGAGAGGCTAAAAGTAAGATGAATTAAAAGTTCAACCTATTCAGATTAGCTGCAGTgtaactatgaaaaaaaaaaaaacactgcagATGCAgactaataaaataaattcagttttaatgTGTAGTTGGACtactctttttttataatattcagTGATTTTTACACGAATATAAAAGTAACTTAAATGAATTCAAGCAACagaatattaaacttttataataaaattaatcaacATCTATACTACATTATATGTTTTCGGGGAATGATTTCACAATGTACAGAACTATTTATAATATCAAaagattttttgcatttttagacAAATAACAACCGAAACAGCAACAAAGAATGtgtatttaagtatttttctggtagtgtttttcttcttttcagcCAAATAGTCATCATAGTCAATATATAGTGGTGGGAACGCTGGACTGAATGATTGGAGCTTAAATTATTTAGACGTTAAAAAACTGaactttgaaataattaaagtGGCTTACGTATGATGTTGTCTGGTTAAGATCCTTCATGACAGCTCTgtaattttgaagattttttcgAAGACTTTGAACGATGTCGGTGCTTATAGGTCCAAAATGACCACACTGCGAGTTGTATTTGACGTATTTCAAAGACGAATTTATGATAACAAGATTTTGAAGATGATTTGCTGACAAAACAAGTATTTCATAAAAACTGAAATGAATAGGACTATATTAAGGACAATTTTGAGAGTTAACGAGCCTAACGAAGTTCATACTTATCTGGACGTCCCTTTTGTACTCTGGCGATCGATCGTTTTGTCCACTGATTTAGATggaaactaaaaaacaaaagattaattttagaaaagtgATAATTATTATCATGGAGCCGGCTTGTTTTTGAAGCTAACGGTCGAAGGTATCTTTTCCCTAGTGCACGCATTAAATGCTAATACATTTTAAATACTTGAgagataaattagaaaaaaatttccttaagaTTAGGGAACTATATCGCAAACAAAGAAAGCGAATAAATTATaacgcaaataaaaaaaaatgcaaatcaaCCCCACCTGTTTTCATGAGTGGAAAGagaagcggaaaaaaaatttgctcacatgagaatctatttaatcttCGCAAACAAAACGCGaagctgaaaaatattttggccaCGGCAGAATCTATTTggggtgtgaaaataaaaattcagctTATTTCACTTTCTGAAAGCGAAATAGGGCCAAATTTGAAAAGTCGGTCTTATTTCACCTTGAGAAAgttaaataaagtcaatttctgAAACTTCGCGTTATTTCACTTGACCTTATTACACGGCACCATTGGTTTCTTGTCAAAAAATagagattttaatcaaaaccaaaattacgGGGATGGAGAAGATAATAAAAAGTGGTCATGCCGCACAGTGGGACGATGGTATTAAAAAATCGGCATTTCTAATATCTTGTGTTTAAATGACTGAAACTACGCAAAGTTCCATTAAGAAGTCTGTTTACACCTAAATCTATGaattaaacatgaaaatcaaataaatggAAACGTGCTAGCaaggaaattcatttttatttaattaaaagagttgagcagcgaacttttcttaaggatattctttttatttttttagttaatttaaatttatgtaaaataggAGTAACAATAGCATAGATATTAAAACAttataatttgaatattcaaacaaaaaagtaaataacaaaatagagaaataaaactttttattcagtgtccgattaaattaaaaaatgagagattgttctaaacgcattcaattaaaacctttaacaaaaaatatactatataaaaaaataagaaaaagtaaggaatgtgatactaaaaagaaatcaattaacaaactaatatttactttaaagtttcagaagaacaatcaaatcgtgataatcccatagattaataataacataaaatgataacAACACCTTGTGGGCCTTAcaacgcaaaaaatcagttttactaattttttgtctatttctcatgatttttttatttgtgaattcagcatgtattttgtaaaaaaatcgggattttcgggatttgacgggattttaaaatgcgggatttcagaaaacgggatttaaaaaagcggtattttagtaaacgggattttgaaactttttttttcgggattttcgaaaaacgggattttaaaaagcgggattccgatacgctcccataattttttgataaatattggTATATATTTCGATCATAATTTGATATATGGGAACTTTTTGACCGTTAATTTGACAACTTCTaagtatttttgcatttttatagatCTTAATCCCACCATTTTTACTTTAACCggtaaaatgttttaaataatattggtttaataagcatttttttgttttaaactgaTGTTATCTCTTACGCAAACAAGTATAGCTTTAGTTATATTCACATTGCCATTATTCGTTAGCGCTCATGAACCGATGGAGTCTTCTAGAAGACTGCTTCCACTTCTACTTTACCTTGAGGCAATAAAATTTAGTAATTTCCTTTATTTGAGCTTCAACCTCTTCTGTTGACTCCTCTAAGCCAAGAGGTTgatgaattttcaaacacacGTTATCAAATTTGCCTGTTCTCACACggtgcagggaaataattccacgggaatctgctccacatgggaatttattccacttcaagtGGGAATCtattacactttttgaagtggaataaattctcaCCGTAGAAGGGAATTTTTTACAcctatttttttgtggaattattacccaccaaatctttgaaaaataaattgatttctaCATCTTGTCAATATAAGCAATTATTGGCCATAgtaatcttaaataaaaaacgaaataaaatattcaCATGAGTTTATATAATTCCAGTTGTTCAGAACATAAGTTTTCTTTCAAGTTGGTCTTATTTAAGTTTGACATTTGGACATAAAGCTGCCCGATTATTATAGTTTTAATGTCTACTGGTATTTAATAGATACACATATGTACATTTATGTATAGGTATTAATAATCCGGCAAACGCtaatcggaaaaaaatttgctcacatgagaTTCTACTAAAATTTCACAACCGAAACGCGAAGCGGACAAAAATTTTTACCACgtgagaatcaattttgaggtgtgaaaataaaaattcgagcgaatttttattttcacacctgaAAATTGATTCTCAAGtggtaaaaatttgtttccgcttcgcgtttcggttgtgaagcaaatttttttctccttcgCTTTTAACCAATTATTATAATAAGAAACGTTGATATGTTTCTGATCATTAAGTTATCATTATTTGTCCGCTTTGTTTGTAAGATATTTCTTCAATCACGAAAGAAATCTTCTTCCTCTTTTCAGTAAATCATTGTTTTGCTATGTTTAACTTAGATTtggaacaaaaaattcaaagtcgaCTTTAGACTACCTACTTATTAGCGACACTGCTGTTTTTGATCAGTTTTCGTATGAAGAGCATgtacagctgtgttcaaaataatagtagtgcctgcaacaaaataacattttttatatttacggtgcttctacggttaaaaatttaatttctttgatgtcaaagtttgtaacggtcaattactaataaatgtatcgtagttttaaaatgaaaaagaaggtgctaaataatttttcattgacctttggttgttctttctaatttggcctgttcaaaataatagtagttaaatctatttttgaagaatttaaaagcggtttataacttagaatatttatttttgctttaaaagtaagtactcatataatttgaacaatttttcaacaaaaaacgatttgtttcggttttaatctatttaaagttcgaagagcaaaacactgcagttcggataacggaaacttatacgaaagctgcttgaagaagggaaaacctacttggaaattcaatgttatacactccgcgaaataattataatgacaaatttatttgattcgtcttaagatatgtaaaggatattattttttatttcttttatgaataaggAGACATGTATATGGGGGATAGTTTCCcaccatttgtttttatttaattcattagaatacaataatacagttattttttccgggtctgggcgaaataattataaggacacATCTGATTTTTGCACTAAAAGTGAGATTTAGCGAGAtgaaatataaacaaaagtaagcataacagttagaaaatgaatttaaacccattataaccatttcaaaagtaaaatttttcggttattttaaaataaggcgtgaaaaacccctgatccaggcagaaatgggcaaaatcgAGGCCTACCATGAATAGGGCTTGTGTAAATGGGAAAAACTGGAGGATTAGAAACgtccgattgtgtaattgataatttaatttacaaaggtgACATGTATAGTTAACCAAAACGATCAGGGAGGAAGCCTTTGGTCgaagagagagccaaaagtcacaaaaaatgaagtatttttcgtgagaatttgacagcaagagaaattttcgagaaaatgaaATTGGAAGTGAGAGTATGTTGAGTGCACTAAATAATGGAGGTCAACTAAGCCCATTCCTACGAAGGTAAATGGTGAAAACCGGTGGTCTTGCCGAGACATAAACTTGCCCGCCTTCGCCTCGGCAAAAAGCATAGgttctgggatgaaaaatggaaaaaccgtTATGTACACCATCTAGGCTatccaaattaaactttctctcattgatgaacttaaaagtttttccatttttcatcccagaacCTATAATTTTTGCCGAGGCGATTGTTGtcgaatagaatattttgttttgaaaacttgaatacatttttgtttttgaatttttgtttgatattttcttacgcaatgttgcaacatttaacttaactctaatttattcattaatgaaataatAAAGCGAGTAATGCTCTATTATTATGTActttaatacttaaaaacaaaagcttttgcTTTCTTATTAAAGGGCGCTCTACAACTGATTATTCTAGAGaagtagatttttttaattaaaaatatgtatgtacattgtacacatACAATgtagttttgaacttttttttattttaagatttttgttcaatgtttcaggtttttattaattaatacaaacttgacaaaaatcataaaactttaaaaaaatatttagcattttgttatgtcaaaaactaATAACCTTCCTTTGAATTTTATGTGCCTCGATGACGCTCCCctttattatttagtttttaactttatttacttTACAATTCAAAATGATGCagtttaaaacttgtttttatattatcaaTTTGAACTAGGTATAAAGTAAAAActatacttaaaaaataataagcaaTACAAGATAAGTTAAATGTTGCAACATTGCCTTAGAATATAACAAATAAAAgtcccaaaacaaaaatctattcaaattcgcaaaaataaattatttgattcaaaaatactcaaattactatcacctaggaaacaagaaataaacaaagcgttgtaaacaaaaaatattttgtttacatttctccTTCCCTATTCCCAAGCAGTCGAAAcagcgttaccgttgaaaatttttgaaaggtcgcttaaaaagtcgctttcagaaaaaaaaggtcgctaatctgaaaaattgaaaaaagtcgcttttttgtcgaaaaagtcgctatttgacaaaaaaaaagtcgctaaaccgttttcatatgtttttacatagaaaaataaacacaagttgtcttgaaacaaattttttactaacaacaaaaataataacaaaattataaactaaaaaaacagtcttcattTTAGGAACTTAAATTTAGTTGAAAGCTACGCTTGGCCCGTAACATTTGAAGtttgaaacatttaatttgaacaaaaataaaatattaaatgaaaaaaggccTTCAAGCTTTCCAACACATTTTTTCCCTTTCAAATTCCATTGAAAACTCCCTCTTTTTGTTCGGCTATACGCGTAATATCTTCGACCAATGAccgttatttttaattgttttaaataaaagtagaaAATCGCACAAAAACCGAATGTTTTTCGacaagaaaaacaaagaaaatttgttatttttctatttataattgtttcaaatgacattttataaattaaaacaaaaacaaacttcctgtttactgctattgaaatattaaaattaaaggccgacctgacagattggtgcccatttttgacaagcaaattttaacaacgttcggaagatattatcTTATTATGTGTTTGTGTACTGTGGTGGTGGGTATGGAAATGGATGAGTTTATGGGTAggcgtttttcttttataactcaaaaaaaagctCTGAACAGAGCCAGAACATTCTGAACACGCTCTGAATAGCCTCTGAACAAAGCTTGTTCTGAGCGCTCAGAATTATATTTGAAACACACCTGAACATTTGTCTATTTACTTGTAATTTACTTTTacagaaacaagaaataaaatttaaaaataaaaaaactagaccgattattatattattagttttgaaattttttttcaatttcactcGCTAAATTCTTGTGTTCAGCATTCAACTCGGTCTgctcagttattttattctgagtCCATCGATGGTGCTCTGAACAAGCTCAGAATACGttcagaacgaaaaaagaaacacaaatttgaagctctaaatgttcagaattaaaaaagaaataaatttttagaaagaaaaaaaaaagtcgctattatgaaattagtgaaaaggtcgctttaaataaaaagtcgtcgcttggtcgctaaggcttcaaaaaggtcgctaatagcgactaaagtcgcttaacggtaacgctgagtcgaaattcaaatttcaaacataTGATTTCGGTTTTTTCTCTTTATCCTTTTTAAAAGATGAAAGTATTTTTCTCTTTCTTACACACGTATTTTATTCCTTCATTCTACTTtccaaaaattggaataaaGCTACCGCAGCGCACCCTAGTTAAAGGAAGCGGACCTAATAAATTCactttcatgatagtactatagtttCTATATACAATgcttaaagtcaaaaaaatttttgtcttgGAAAatcacgaataaaaaaaaaatacaacaaaaacaaaaatttgtttcttattaaatatttgtttaaataccTTGATGAGTGTTATTAtccattattaaattaattgttttccacacaaaaaattttgggagtaataGAAATTCAACCTGATTTTTCAGcacgaaaaaaaagcaaaattgacAATATTTGGCGCTCTATAACTTTTGCACTAATTGGtcaatgcaaataattttgatgcagttagaacCTAAATATATTTGGGATGGCATACCAATCTCCAAAAGTACCGCAataatattcgatttttttatttatgggtCGTCCCACTGTGTGCCGTCCGtcgcactgtgggctagaacgctattttagcattttttttttttgctttacccatattcttaaccattgaagaacgaaattcaagctaaaaaataatgaaatttcaggagcTTTTCAGATATGAGTTTACTTTTTCAGAATAGgactgattatgacgattacaactcaacttcaactttttgaaccgttatacCTATGAAAAAaggtgtcatgacactttttatacataataatctggtctacaattcttgaattaaaaattttttgataagacctaccgttttgctgaaaatcgtgaaaaaccagtttgtACGACTTTTGaccccaagtaaatttttttccagacctcggatcgatgaggactttttagatttaatttatgatggtgtttccaacaatcctaccagttttcagcttgctgggaattaatgtaacctcaaccccttattttagtctaatttgactcgactataCGTAATTTAGAAACTATGCAAAACTAAAGAAGCAGTTATACTTACTTTAATAAACCTTTTAGTACTTTCAACCGATGAATAGGATATTCAATACCAATTTCTTCCAGTCTTTCTTCATTCATTGTTAAAAAGTCTGCCAACGAGGTTTTTTCCTTAGCAAAATACtccaaaatattttccattccCATGTTCATCAATATGAGATTAATGTCTTGGAAATACTCTGGACATTCACTTTTGAGAAATATTCTTGGAATCATATCGCAGATACTGTTGTACGATAGAAATGTTGTCGGAACTTGATAAGGTTGACCTTTTTCTTTTGGCAACATTTCTAAAATATCATAGAAACCATGAAACTGTGCAACTTGACGCGGTGTGTAACCTTTTTTGTTTGCAACTGATGCATTAGCTCCAGACTCTACCAGAAACTTCACTATATCGGCCCGATTGTTCTCAATTGCATGGAAAATTGGAGTGCAACCCTGATTATCAACTGCATCAAACGAAACATCATTAATGAAAAGTCGCACCACGTCCATGTGACCGTTTTGACATGCTAGCATAAATGGAGTGGTTCCATATTTGTCAGACACATTGACAACAGCGCCGGCAGCTAGTAATAGCTTCGCTATTTCAGTTACCTCTCGACACTGTTTTATGCAGGCGCATGTTTCCATTAGAGGCGTTACAGATTCAACTTGTTTATTAACGTTAGCCTTTTGTCCAAGGAGATATTTAACTATTTCCAATTGACCTGCTCTACATGCGAGTGCTAACATAATCGTACCATTTCCAAGCGGATTGTTGATATTAATATTTCCTTCTTCAATTATGTCTGTTAATTTATTAAGTTCGCCTTCTTCTATCGCTTGTTCTATGTCGTGATCTGATTTTTGTTCAAAGACAAAGTGATTTTGGCGTCGATGGTCTTCAATG
This DNA window, taken from Episyrphus balteatus chromosome 2, idEpiBalt1.1, whole genome shotgun sequence, encodes the following:
- the LOC129912083 gene encoding uncharacterized protein LOC129912083 isoform X2, which translates into the protein MYGPPETDSEDDYDGFSFGDTIIEDHRRQNHFVFEQKSDHDIEQAIEEGELNKLTDIIEEGNININNPLGNGTIMLALACRAGQLEIVKYLLGQKANVNKQVESVTPLMETCACIKQCREVTEIAKLLLAAGAVVNVSDKYGTTPFMLACQNGHMDVVRLFINDVSFDAVDNQGCTPIFHAIENNRADIVKFLVESGANASVANKKGYTPRQVAQFHGFYDILEMLPKEKGQPYQVPTTFLSYNSICDMIPRIFLKSECPEYFQDINLILMNMGMENILEYFAKEKTSLADFLTMNEERLEEIGIEYPIHRLKVLKGLLNFHLNQWTKRSIARVQKGRPDNFYEILVLSANHLQNLVIINSSLKYVKYNSQCGHFGPISTDIVQSLRKNLQNYRAVMKDLNQTTSYLQSFSPAFPPLYIDYDDYLAEKKKNTTRKILKYTFFVAVSVVICLKMQKIF
- the LOC129912083 gene encoding uncharacterized protein LOC129912083 isoform X1 → MYGPPETDSEDDYDGFSFGDTIIEDHRRQNHFVFEQKSDHDIEQAIEEGELNKLTDIIEEGNININNPLGNGTIMLALACRAGQLEIVKYLLGQKANVNKQVESVTPLMETCACIKQCREVTEIAKLLLAAGAVVNVSDKYGTTPFMLACQNGHMDVVRLFINDVSFDAVDNQGCTPIFHAIENNRADIVKFLVESGANASVANKKGYTPRQVAQFHGFYDILEMLPKEKGQPYQVPTTFLSYNSICDMIPRIFLKSECPEYFQDINLILMNMGMENILEYFAKEKTSLADFLTMNEERLEEIGIEYPIHRLKVLKGLLNFHLNQWTKRSIARVQKGRPDNPIHFSFYEILVLSANHLQNLVIINSSLKYVKYNSQCGHFGPISTDIVQSLRKNLQNYRAVMKDLNQTTSYLQSFSPAFPPLYIDYDDYLAEKKKNTTRKILKYTFFVAVSVVICLKMQKIF